A portion of the Bacillota bacterium genome contains these proteins:
- a CDS encoding L-2-amino-thiazoline-4-carboxylic acid hydrolase — translation MSDKAPDVLVTEEEATREVRVMARRLALFYHHMAETLTDRLGKDRAKTLLKEAVCRYGTDCGESVRKGVEQLGLPLTAENFKKVPDLPKFGWESDQVIYGGVPRPRVTYCPLAAVWHERGSQEMGRLYCFVDQAKYQSYNGLSCVHLKNTLDGDGYCLFSISESEPV, via the coding sequence ATGAGCGACAAGGCCCCCGACGTACTCGTGACCGAAGAAGAGGCGACCAGAGAGGTCCGGGTGATGGCCAGAAGACTGGCCCTCTTCTACCACCACATGGCCGAGACGCTCACCGACCGCCTGGGCAAGGATCGGGCCAAGACCCTCTTGAAGGAAGCGGTCTGCCGCTACGGAACGGACTGCGGGGAGTCGGTCCGCAAGGGCGTCGAACAGCTGGGTCTGCCCCTGACGGCCGAGAACTTCAAGAAGGTCCCGGACCTCCCCAAGTTCGGCTGGGAGTCAGACCAGGTCATCTACGGCGGAGTCCCCCGGCCGCGGGTGACCTACTGCCCACTGGCCGCCGTCTGGCACGAGCGTGGCTCTCAGGAGATGGGCCGCCTCTACTGCTTCGTCGACCAGGCCAAGTATCAAAGCTATAACGGGCTGTCCTGCGTCCACCTGAAGAACACCCTCGACGGCGACGGATACTGCCTGTTCTCGATCAGTGAGAGTGAGCCGGTCTGA